In Fusarium musae strain F31 chromosome 7, whole genome shotgun sequence, a single window of DNA contains:
- a CDS encoding hypothetical protein (EggNog:ENOG41~BUSCO:EOG09261O7R), whose product MGDHESSQIKHNEHLLLDQPLLRLPSELLRKNFRTAHFTIEKDTTAIKTLLKDSATAAVSGRASQQDVLRNLDAMVSRMRGLKRKLQASAAEEARLHAQTAARISHLDELYKMDTVEDVKYEQWSRKRLDRLLADYLLRHGYNDTAKELAEQRGISDLVDIDTFVAASRIRDSLLNQSVAEALAWCNDNKKELRKMESKLEFMLRFQQYIELVRSQSSAKLTEAIAHAKKHLIPYRATFPREVQQVCGLLAFPPGGASAAAPYGDLYKPSRWADLADLFATTHNQLLALPAVPLLHVALSSGLSALKTPACHTDPMHSSDSPSAQSTSDIVAAASSLGHGVCPICSTELNELARNVPYAHHTQSHVEHDLMLLPNGSVYGRDRLEIQARKNNLPSDQVKDLRTGDIFPVESLKKVYIT is encoded by the exons GACCAACCTTTGCTTCGCCTCCCCTCCGAACTCCTCCGAAAGAACTTCCGCACGGCCCATTTCACGATCGAGAAAGACACAACCGCCATAAAGACATTACTCAAAGATTCAGCCACCGCTGCCGTCTCCGGCCGCGCATCACAGCAAGATGTCCTTCGTAACCTCGACGCAATGGTGTCCCGCATGCGAGGCTTGAAGCGCAAACTCCAAGCAAGCGCCGCCGAGGAGGCTCGTCTGCATGCACAAACAGCTGCCCGCATCTCACATCTCGACGAACTATACAAGATGGATACAGTGGAGGACGTCAAATACGAGCAATGGAGTAGGAAGAGGCTCGATCGCCTTTTAGCGGACTACCTGCTTCGTCATGGTTACAACGATACTGCAAAGGAGTTGGCCGAGCAGCGCGGTATCTCCGATCTCGTTGATATCGACACTTTCGTTGCTGCAAGCCGTATCAGGGATTCTCTTCTGAACCAGAGCGTGGCTGAGGCCCTGGCTTGGTGCAACGATAACAAGAAGgagttgaggaagatggag AGTAAGCTCGAGTTCATGCTTCGCTTTCAACAATATATTGAGCTGGTACGCTCGCAATCCTCGGCCAAGCTCACTGAAGCCATTGCTCACGCAAAGAAACATCTCATTCCTTACCGGGCCACATTTCCCCGTGAAGTACAGCAGGTCTGTGGTCTGCTTGCATTTCCTCCTGGTGGTGCATCCGCTGCCGCACCCTATGGAGATTTGTATAAGCCCTCCCGCTGGGCTGACCTTGCCGACCTCTTCGCAACAACCCACAATCAACTCCTTGCTCTTCCTGCGGTCCCGCTCCTTCACGTCGCACTTTCTTCTGGTCTATCGGCCCTAAAAACACCTGCATGCCACACGGACCCAATGCACTCATCAGATAGCCCATCTGCCCAAAGCACATCCGATATCGTAGCAGCAGCCTCGAGTCTCGGCCACGGCGTTTGTCCCATTTGTTCCACTGAACTCAACGAGCTTGCCCGGAATGTACCGTACGCTCACCACACTCAGAGTCATGTAGAGCACGATCTCATGCTATTGCCTAATGGTAGCGTCTATGGGAGGGATCGCCTTGAAATACAGGCGAGGAAGAATAATCTGCCTTCCGATCAGGTTAAGGACCTCCGGACAGGCGATATCTTCCCAGTTGAGTCACTGAAAAAGGTTTATATCACATAA
- a CDS encoding hypothetical protein (BUSCO:EOG09262K67), with protein sequence MPPPQLRGFGGGPAVAAPYHQGGFPSHAQQQGGHLGGNQYLNANTQLGPFSAANSNAFTTAGLNGQGFADTGFGSQSARMGFHGPAAGLQQPQHGQVHQNMLMEHPGIRTHPNKGRIREVWNHNLHEEMAVLRDLVDKYPYIAMDTEFPGVVSRPMGGFRGKSDYHYQCLRTNVDMLRVIQIGLTFFNEDGETPPPRPTSELKLGTAAQRAATNAPFPCSWQFNFKFSLKDDMYNEKSIESLQQAGIDFNALERDGIDPHEFASLLIPSGLVCFDNVKWISFHGGYDFGYLTKLLICLPLPNDEVDFDHKMKLYFPTTYDVKHLMKHAIRLHNSGLLTPSDPSSTEILQKFEHKSGLENIAETLKIKRVGSAHQAGSDSLLTGKVFFSMRDKIFAGDIPDEHVGKVWGLGFPDSNASLVMSMMNQQSGNDGQTNGNGPSTPNTTNAALATTPGPQGQNGIINTGPMTPGGGGGVFGNFAFGGNR encoded by the exons ATGCCGCCACCGCAGCTTAGGGGTTTTGGCGGGGGGCCTGCTGTGGCAGCACCATACCACCAGGGTGGCTTCCCCTCCCATGCCCAACAACAGGGTGGACATTTAGGCGGGAACCAGTACCTGAATGCCAACACACAACTGGGACCCTTCTCTGCTGCCAATAGCAATGCTTTTACGACAGCCGGCCTCAATGGCCAGGGGTTCGCGGATACGGGGTTTGGTAGTCAAAGTGCAAGAATGGGTTTCCATGGCCCTGCAGCCGGTCTACAACAACCACAACACGGGCAGGTTCACCAGAACATGTTGATGGAACACCCAGGAATCAGGACACATCCCAACAAGGGCAGGATACGGGAAGTATGGAATCACAATTTGCACGAAGAAATGGCAGTATTGCGAGACTTGGTGGACAAGTATCCTTACATTGCGATG GATACCGAATTTCCAGGTGTCGTTTCAAGGCCCATGGGAGGATTCAGAGGGAAGAGCGATTATCACTATCAATGCCTACGAACCAACGTCGATATGCTGAGGGTCATTCAAATAGGGCTCACCTTCTTTAACGAAGACGGCGAGACCCCCCCTCCACGGCCCACGAGCGAACTGAAGCTTGGCACAGCCGCTCAAAGAGCAGCGACTAATGCTCCTTTCCCTTGTTCGTGGCAGTTCAACTTTAAGTTCTCATTGAAGGACGACATGTACAACGAGAAATCGATCGAGTCACTTCAGCAAGCCGGGATCGACTTCAATGCTCTCGAACGTGATGGTATTGATCCCCACGAGTTTGCCTCCCTTCTGATCCCTTCAGGTCTTGTCTGCTTCGACAACGTCAAGTGGATATCATTCCATGGCGGTTACGATTTCGGCTACCTGACAAAGCTGCTTATCTGCTTACCATTGCCCAACGACGAAGTCGACTTTGACCACAAGATGAAGCTCTATTTCCCCACGACGTACGATGTGAAGCACCTCATGAAGCACGCCATCAGGTTACACAACTCCGGCCTTCTTACACCCAGCGATCCCAGTAGTACTGAGATCCTGCAAAAGTTTGAACATAAATCAGGACTTGAGAACATTGCCGAAACCCTCAAGATTAAGCGTGTTGGCTCTGCCCACCAAGCAGGCTCTGATTCGTTACTCACCGGAAaggtcttcttctctatGCGCGATAAGATATTTGCCGGTGATATCCCCGATGAGCATGTTGGCAAGGTCTGGGGCCTGGGTTTCCCTGACTCAAATGCCAGCCTTGTCATGTCAATGATGAACCAGCAAAGCGGAAACGATGGGCAAACAAATGGCAACGGACCTAGCACTCCTAACACGACCAATGCTGCGTTAGCCACCACCCCAGGACCACAAGGGCAGAacggcatcatcaacactggGCCTATGACTCCcggtggaggaggtggtgtGTTTGGCAACTTCGCTTTCGGCGGAAACCGATAA
- a CDS encoding hypothetical protein (EggNog:ENOG41) yields MLATRVLRAAAGGPKPNITGFNMRAFQASTGQPRYDPWERNEAWRYQGPYSRWNRLKGGFPGLGIATVAFTAYCGYEYFFLEDEHHHGEAHGEEHH; encoded by the exons ATGCTTGCCACGAG AGTGCTACGAGCCGCCGCGGGCGGTCCCAAGCCCAACATCACCGGCTTCAACATGCGGGCGTTCCAAGCATCAACCGGCCAGCCTCGATACGATCCCTGGGAGCGAAA CGAGGCCTGGCGATACCAGGGTCCTTATAGCCGCTGGAACCGTCTCAAGGGCGGTTTCCCCGGTCTCGGTATCGCGACAGTCGCTTTCACCGCTTACTGCGGATACGAATACTTCTTCCTCGAGGACGAGCACCACCACGGAGAGGCGCATGGAGAAGAGCACCACTAG
- a CDS encoding hypothetical protein (EggNog:ENOG41), with translation MQPLDPQGLVEDRAAEEEHGQFPIEYHSRLTGPSSQASYGSSVRASTARRRAAVTNKPRKNNLSETTSLRLSPAALQTPSAAQSTPRSTPPLAPLSVTPPTTAHHPPSSSVRTRDSSLHVEPTSPKLQSPLRHSINLGDHNLDIESQLYKISSDRPRPLSVDMSFTGDKRPAASKTRPSLPAVVEETPRNGFSTWFSRSNAPSPLSTTAPEPQPRSTSSAKPSTPTSSRFNFFGSLTSSPTACPSEEQNEALMNLDIEKGLFPNGLPVEGTAFSPSAFKNLQMNATGLLSKFQAAYEQRTTEFRELQAERDIQIFHKSESETRIQQLEKQLEEQATLMAERDAMIEYLLNRLANEKDRADEATNGEKENMTSAASIVSEDLGVDEDRLKRWRKSTSTSSDDESVDEASVFSRSRSPTICTNISEINPVVHPKPVTLEPPRAAGSAAARNTNNAQMGAFQKLIRGISSDKPKPAPATCLNCQGQTASMAWDTVSLLKDENKGLKVRVEELETAVEGALDAVNGLGL, from the coding sequence ATGCAGCCTCTGGATCCCCAGGGGCTCGTTGAGGATCGAGCTGCCGAGGAGGAGCATGGACAGTTTCCCATTGAATATCATTCGCGTCTAACGGGGCCGAGCTCCCAAGCGTCGTATGGCTCCAGTGTTCGCGCCTCGACCGCCCGGAGGCGAGCTGCTGTGACAAACAAACCCAGAAAGAACAATCTATCAGAAACCACCTCCCTCCGCCTTTCCCCCGCGGCTCTCCAGACACCCAGCGCTGCTCAGTCGACTCCCCGTTCAACTCCTCCTCTGGCTCCTCTCTCAGTGACACCTCCTACGACAGCCCATCACCCTCCCAGCTCCTCTGTTCGAACCCGCGATTCCAGTCTTCATGTAGAACCTACTTCTCCTAAACTTCAGTCACCTCTGCGCCACTCTATCAACTTGGGCGACCACAACTTGGACATTGAATCGCAGCTCTACAAGATCTCCAGCGACCGGCCTAGACCGCTTTCTGTCGACATGTCGTTCACCGGTGACAAGAGGCCTGCTGCCTCCAAAACTCGGCCAAGTCTGCCTGCTGTTGTAGAGGAAACTCCCCGAAACGGCTTCTCAACTTGGTTCTCCCGATCTAATGCACCTTCACCCTTATCCACAACCGCCCCAGAACCTCAACCACGCAGTACATCATCGGCCAAGCCATCCAcaccaacttcttctcgtttCAACTTTTTCGGCTCCCTTACTTCTTCACCTACTGCATGTCCCTCGGAGGAACAAAATGAGGCCCTCATGAATCTCGACATCGAAAAGGGTCTATTCCCCAACGGCCTTCCTGTCGAAGGCACAGCTTTCTCGCCATCCGCTTTCAAAAACCTGCAGATGAACGCCACTGGTCTGCTGAGCAAGTTCCAGGCTGCTTATGAGCAACGCACAACAGAATTCAGGGAGCTCCAGGCTGAGCGTGATATCCAAATTTTCCACAAGAGTGAGTCTGAAACCAGGATCCAACAGCTCGAGAAGCAACTCGAGGAACAGGCTACCCTCATGGCAGAGCGAGATGCTATGATCGAGTACTTGCTCAACCGCTTGGCAAATGAAAAGGACCGCGCAGATGAGGCGACTAATGGCGAGAAAGAGAACATGACCTCAGCAGCTTCGATCGTATCAGAAGATCTGGGCGTCGATGAGGATCGACTAAAACGCTGGCGAAAGAGTACGTCGACCTCatctgatgatgagagcGTAGATGAGGCCAGTGTCTTCTCGCGATCCCGCAGCCCAACAATATGTACCAACATATCTGAGATCAACCCTGTTGTTCATCCTAAGCCCGTTACACTGGAGCCTCCTCGTGCCGCTGGTAGTGCTGCCGCAAGAAACACCAACAACGCTCAAATGGGCGCGTTTCAAAAACTCATCCGGGGCATATCGAGCGACAAGCCTAAGCCTGCGCCCGCGACTTGCCTCAACTGCCAAGGGCAAACCGCCAGTATGGCTTGGGATACTGTCAGTCTTCTCAAGGACGAGAACAAGGGGCTGAAGGTCAGAGTGGAAGAATTAGAAACAGCGGTGGAGGGCGCCCTCGATGCTGTCAATGGTCTCGGCTTATGA
- a CDS encoding hypothetical protein (EggNog:ENOG41) — MNQPKRAGRAGGIILLAFLSLFALTNFLTLILSMVAAGQFWPLLDEGSKTVIEIPFLTDSDGPWPPSFPDSLCQLPPVTVSGPFNLASNSARPYVLLAALAGITWVITSIAILLLFTKIRSFNHRVARYVFRVIGTATSVFLVIFYLTYAHAVTFIAPFRNNNWPMGRGGAIMAHFNLLLGIFITLLAAALDTPKDWDASTGPNSGRTSQA, encoded by the exons ATGAATCAACCCAAACGTGCTGGCCGCGCAGGCGGCATCATCCTTCTGGCCTTCCTATCCCTCTTCGCCCTTACTAATTTCCTTACACTTATCCTATCCATGGTCGCTGCTGGCCAATTCTGGCCCTTGCTAGACGAGGGCTCCAAGACCGTAATCGAGATCCCCTTTCTAACTGATTCCGATGGCCCGTGGCCTCCGTCTTTTCCTGATTCCCTATGTCAGCTTCCACCTGTCACTGTCTCTGGGCCTTTCAACCTCGCGAGTAATTCAGCACGACCATACGTGCTCCTCGCTGCTCTCGCTGGTATCACATGGGTCATTacctccatcgccatccttctcctcttcaccaaGATTCGGTCCTTCAATCACCGCGTTGCTCGCTACGTTTTCCGGGTTATCGGCACGGCAACCTCCGTATTCTTGGTCATCTTCTACCTCACCTACGCCCATGCTGTCACATTTATCGCACCCTTCAGGAATAATAACTGGCCCATGGGCAGGGGAGGAGCGATTATGGCACATTTTAACCT GCTGctcggcatcttcatcactttGCTGGCTGCGGCCCTGGACACACCAAAGGACTGGGATGCATCTACTGGCCCCAACAGTGGCCGAACTAGCCAGGCATAA
- a CDS encoding hypothetical protein (EggNog:ENOG41): MSGRSGSNSHRRHSREPLDDFPPLPIPPRLPSLRALAHAQRDRDRDSPSPTASNRPQSRHWSAASRRADRIRNLENRAPGPGSGFDDFERPMDDGWPTSRRTDRIRAAAATTENTRSSNLEDLDRHLEEANSHLRALLDLQHHPSLTPPLMPPNFSPSLRPSDLPDSNRRHKRRKLDSDRLAPALRGFRYGKYGQVEQGDLKMEIVSCDGGMFSNELSYAAENILKNDNSVYCTKGNRCNIVLRHQGGTVFTLQELVIKAPASSNYSHPVREGMVFVAMKQDEVLNRTAQYQIQYAQPTNEPTHDGDSRVLQPIPTEIISVQHHENGTTTTRSRPAYPYRTNADDYEPRTPQMPEEFASNLPDFQVTTECSDDEDDDFDGPRFLHHPPNRIGSLPFETLDSDSDDGGNPFDPEYLDDHHPSHWRLYSSAANTSGPGFDPPSSRRRESERERERERNRDRDRDHNYHRSNRSFSLTEAWEAHASATQDAVRAVGGGQLLSPHARFNIEKKKSKCTIRFDPPISGRFILLKMWSSHHDPTSNIDIQSVLARGFAGPRYFPSVELR; encoded by the exons ATGTCTGGCCGGTCGGGTTCAAACTCCCACCGTCGCCATTCTCGAGAACCCCTCGACGACTTTCCACCGCTTCCCATACCGCCTCGACTGCCTTCTCTCAGAGCCCTCGCACACGCCCAGCGAGATCGTGACCGAGACAGCCCCTCGCCGACAGCCTCCAACCGCCCTCAGTCCCGGCACTGGTCAGCTGCTTCACGCCGCGCCGACCGCATCCGGAACCTGGAGAACAGAGCGCCGGGTCCCGGCTCCGGTTTTGACGACTTCGAGCGGCCCATGGACGACGGCTGGCCGACTTCTCGACGTACTGACCGCATACGGGCTGCTGCCGCCACCACCGAGAACACCAGATCCTCCAATCTCGAAGACCTCGATCGACACCTCGAGGAAGCCAACTCGCACCTGCGGGCCCTTCTCGATCTCCAGCACCACCCAAGCCTAACTCCTCCGCTCATGCCGCCCAACTTCTCTCCTTCACTCCGTCCCTCTGACCTCCCTGACTCGAATCGACGGCACAAGCGCCGGAAGCTGGATTCTGATCGTCTCGCGCCGGCCTTACGAGGCTTTCGTTATGGCAAGTATGGCCAGGTCGAGCAAGGAGAcctcaagatggagatcGTCAGCTGTGATGGGGGCATGTTCTCTAATGAGTTATCATACGCCGCTGAGAATATCCTCAAAAACGACAACTCGGTGTATTGCACAAAGGGAAACAGATGCAACATAGTGTTGAGACATCAAGGGGGCACCGTTTTTACTCTCCAGGAGCTGGTCATAAAGGCGCCTGCATCGTCCAACTATTCACATCC CGTGAGAGAAGGAATGGTCTTTGTGGCTATGAAGCAAGACGAAGTGCTCAACCGAACAGCCCAGTACCAAATTCAATACGCACAGCCAACGAATGAACCAACTCATGATGGGGACTCGAGAGTCCTTCAGCCCATCCCAACTGAAATAATATCAGTACAGCATCATGAGAATGGCACTACGACCACGAGGTCTCGGCCAGCATACCCATACCGTACCAACGCCGATGATTACGAACCACGGACACCACAGATGCCTGAAGAGTTCGCCTCCAACCTGCCCGACTTTCAAGTCACTACTGAGTgcagcgacgatgaagacgacgacttTGATGGCCCCCGTTTCCTACACCATCCGCCGAACCGCATCGGCTCACTTCCTTTCGAAACCCTCGACTCTGATTCCGATGATGGCGGTAACCCCTTTGATCCCGAATACCTCGACGACCACCATCCCTCCCACTGGCGCCTCTACAGTAGTGCTGCCAATACTAGCGGCCCAGGATTTGATCCTCCATCTTCGCGGCGCcgcgagagcgagagagaaagagaaagagagcgGAATCGTGACCGGGACCGGGACCACAATTACCATCGCTCCAACCGATCTTTCTCCCTAACAGAAGCTTGGGAAGCTCACGCCTCTGCTACGCAAGACGCCGTTCGAGCAGTTGGCGGTGGCCAACTGCTCTCTCCACATGCCCGTTTCAAcatagagaagaagaagagcaaatgcACAATTCGCTTCGACCCCCCGATATCAGGTCGATTTATACTACTCAAGATGTGGAGCTCCCACCACGACCCCACGAGCAATATTGATATACAGTCTGTCTTGGCACGAGGTTTCGCAGGACCTCGCTACTTTCCTTCGGTTGAGTTGCGCTGA
- a CDS encoding hypothetical protein (EggNog:ENOG41), whose protein sequence is MDKSNQDQGQQPQAEPQAQQLPNASAQEAIPHIDAHASINVNGNGNGIPQLPENLLNPMNSQALSMLADPSLMADPSMMAMQMPLADPSFMMQPGMSLPNGQNGFSLPVAPPTTVSADEVALYDRQIRLWGMAAQAKIQSANILLITIKALANEIAKNLVLAGVGSLTLLDSATVTEADRGAQFFIPDGEDVIGQNRAQVASAALQKLNPRVRVHVDTEGVKTKGPSYFAAYDIVIATDLDPESFNIINTATRLNCKAFYAAGCHGLYGFIFSDLIEHDYVIQRDLGNMPTSLGPESRTRTIVDVKTRKEGPKTIESVTKRELYSTWFLASDLAVLPAEYTQSKRRLKSVTPALSCLRALWEFMQIQNGRVPSNRDDLKLFTQIATQKHKALGLPSETLRPEFLRSFLQNLVSEISPVAAILGGQLAQDVINVLGQTQQPIQNMIVFDGTTMEALMYPLHPEGLLGASQLTDHTVPNGSAPMILGGMDALPLGLDPTTMATLPHHNNPIMIPTGLPQNGNLIPMPDGSLADPTQHFNAAGQVPQQPVQGHTAQVTAEQTTQETPANPSASESKD, encoded by the exons ATGGACAAGTCCAACCAGGATCAAGGCCAGCAGCCTCAAGCTGAGCCCCAAGCACAACAACTCCCGAATGCTTCAGCGCAAGAGGCCATTCCTCATATCGATGCTCACGCTAGTATCAACGTCAACGGCAACGGCAATGGTATCCCCCAACTACCAGAGAATCTCCTCAACCCAATGAACTCTCAGGCGCTGAGCATGTTGGCCGATCCCTCACTCATGGCTGATCCCTCCATGATGGCCATGCAGATGCCCCTGGCTGACCCTTCATTCATGATGCAACCTGGCATGAGCTTGCCGAACGGCCAGAATGGCTTCAGTCTTCCCGTCGCTCCTCCTACCACTGTCAGCGCTG ATGAGGTCGCTCTGTACGACCGCCAGATTCGCCTCTGGGGCATGGCCGCACAGGCAAAGATCCAAAGCGCaaatatccttctcatcaccatcaaggccCTCGCCAATGAAATCGCAAAGaatcttgtccttgctgGTGTCGGCTCTCTCACTCTCCTAGACAGTGCTACTGTCACCGAAGCAGATCGAGGCGCCCAATTCTTCATCCCTGATGGTGAAGATGTCATCGGACAGAACCGCGCTCAAGTCGCCAGCGCTGCTCTACAGAAGCTCAACCCTCGTGTTCGTGTTCACGTCGATACAGAAGgcgtcaagaccaagggaCCAAGCTACTTTGCTGCCTATGATATTGTCATTGCCACTGATCTCGACCCTGAGtctttcaacatcatcaacactgcCACACGCCTGAACTGCAAGGCCTTCTACGCTGCCGGTTGTCATGGCCTCTACGGTTTCATCTTCAGCGATCTTATCGAACACGACTATGTCATCCAGCGTGACCTCGGAAACATGCCCACTTCCCTCGGCCCAGAGTCTCGTACTCGCACTATCGTTGATGTCAAGACTCGAAAGGAGGGTCCCAAGACAATTGAGTCTGTCACCAAGCGCGAGCTCTACTCTACGTGGTTCCTCGCCAGTGACCTTGCTGTTCTTCCTGCCGAGTACACCCAATCCAAGCGACGACTCAAGAGTGTCACCCCCGCCCTTTCTTGCCTCCGTGCTCTCTGGGAGTTCATGCAGATCCAGAACGGCCGAGTCCCCAGCAATCGCGATGATCTTAAGCTGTTCACGCAGATCGCCACTCAGAAGCACAAGGCTCTCGGCCTTCCCAGTGAAACTCTCCGCCCAGAGTTTTTGCGCAGCTTCCTTCAGAACCTCGTTAGCGAAATCTCTCCTGTTGCCGCCATCCTCGGTGGTCAACTTGCCCAGGACGTCATCAACGTTCTCGGACAAACCCAGCAGCCTATTCAGAACATGATTGTCTTCGACGGCACAACCATGGAGGCACTCATGTACCCTCTTCACCCAGAAGGCTTACTCGGGGCATCACAACTCACCGATCATACTGTCCCCAACGGCAGTGCGCCTATGATTCTGGGTGGCATGGATGCTCTGCCTTTAGGTCTTGATCCAACTACCATGGCCACTCTACCTCACCATAATAACCCAATCATGATTCCTACTGGTCTCCCTCAGAACGGCAATCTTATTCCCATGCCCGACGGCTCCCTAGCCGATCCTACACAGCATTTCAATGCCGCAGGGCAGGTGCCTCAACAGCCTGTCCAAGGACACACGGCTCAGGTGACAGCTGAACAAACTACTCAGGAGACACCGGCAAACCCCAGTGCCTCTGAATCGAAGGATTAG